The Streptomyces venezuelae genomic interval GCCGCAGTGCCACGCCCGCCTCCGCCGCCCGCGTCAGGAACCGCGCGGGAGGACCGAACCGCCCCGGCACGCGCGCGATGACGTGCAGCCCGGCCGCGATCCCGCTCACCCCGGTGCCCGGCAGATGCGCGGCGAGCGCGGCGAGCAGCGCGTCCCGCCGCCCCCGGTAGGCACGCTGACAGCGCCTCAGCTGCCGGTCGTAGCCGCCGCCCGTCACGAACTCCGCGAGCGTCGCCTGATCGAGTACGGGATTGCCGAGGTCCATCGTCCGTTTCCGCTCGACGACCTCGTCGAGCAGCGCCCCCGGGACGAGCATCCAGCCCAGACGCAGCCCGGGCGCCAGCGACTTGCTCACCGATCCCGCGTACGCGACGCGCTCCGGGTCGAGCCCCTGGAGCGCACCGACGGGCGCCCGGTCGTACCGGAAGTCCCCGTCGTAGTCGTCCTCCAGGACGTACCCGTCCACCGTCCGCGCCCAGTCGAGGAGCGCGGCGCGCCGCTCCGCCGACCAGCTGATCCCGGAGGGGAACTGGTGGGAGGGAGTCACGACCACCGCGCGCACCCCGGAGTCGGCCAGCGGCCCGGGCCGCAGCCCCTCCTCGTCGAGCGGCAGCCACACCGTGTCCATGCCGGTCGCCGCGAACAGCCGCCCGTGCTCCGGGCTGCCGGGATCCTCGATGCCGACCTCGCGCAGCCCCCGGCCCCGCAGCACGAAGCCGAGCAGCGTCGACGCCTGCGCGACGCCCGAACAGACCACGAGCCGCTCCGGATCGGCCACCACACCCCGCCGCCGTGTCAGCATCCCGGCCAGCGCCTCGCGCAGCCCGGGCAGCCCGCGCGGGTCCGGATATCCGAGCGCGGGGTGCGGCAGCCGCGCCAGGACGGACCGCTGGGCCGCCGCCCACGAGGTCCTCGGGAAGAGGGACAGGTCGGGGGTGCCCGGACGGAAGTCCACCAGGACCCGGGGCATCCCGGGCGCCGGGCCGTGGGCCCCGCGCACGGCGGAGCGCGCCGCCCCGCCCACCCACGTCCCCGCGCCACGGTCGCTGCGCAGGTACCCCTCGGCGGTGAGCTGTTCGTACGCCTCGGTGACCAGGCCCCGCGAGACACCGAGGTCGGCCGCGAGCTCACGGCTCGACGGCAGCCGGGTCCCCGGCGTCAGCCGCCCCGAGCGCACCGCGTCCCGCAGGGCCTCCTGAAGGGCCCGCCCCCGCCGCCGGGCCGGGGTACCGGCCGCCGGCAGGAGCAACTCCCAGGCGGGCTGGACGTGCGGCCCCGCTTGCGGAGGACTCCCGTCCGTCTCGAATGGCACGTCCGCCTCACGATTCTGTCTCTGGGAGTCCGCTTCCGACGAGTACGACGGTTGCGACGAGTACGACGAGTGTGCCCTACTCGCCGATCTCGACCGGAGTGCCCGCGGTGCCCGGTGCCGCCGTCGGAGTCGCCTTCTTCTGGGTGATGTCCTGGAGGAGCTGGGCGAGGTCGACTCCTGTGGTGGAGGAGAGGAGTTCCATGCCCTGGGTGACGTTGTCGGTGACGGTACGGGTCAACCGGCTGGCCCCGTCGGTGGAGATGACGGTCAGCTTGTCGACCGCCGAGAGGGGCTCGGAGGCCTTGGCGACGACTTGCGGGA includes:
- a CDS encoding PLP-dependent aminotransferase family protein — encoded protein: MPFETDGSPPQAGPHVQPAWELLLPAAGTPARRRGRALQEALRDAVRSGRLTPGTRLPSSRELAADLGVSRGLVTEAYEQLTAEGYLRSDRGAGTWVGGAARSAVRGAHGPAPGMPRVLVDFRPGTPDLSLFPRTSWAAAQRSVLARLPHPALGYPDPRGLPGLREALAGMLTRRRGVVADPERLVVCSGVAQASTLLGFVLRGRGLREVGIEDPGSPEHGRLFAATGMDTVWLPLDEEGLRPGPLADSGVRAVVVTPSHQFPSGISWSAERRAALLDWARTVDGYVLEDDYDGDFRYDRAPVGALQGLDPERVAYAGSVSKSLAPGLRLGWMLVPGALLDEVVERKRTMDLGNPVLDQATLAEFVTGGGYDRQLRRCQRAYRGRRDALLAALAAHLPGTGVSGIAAGLHVIARVPGRFGPPARFLTRAAEAGVALRPLEEYGTERPADGDVRLVVGYAHLAPSAIERGVRLVAEAVGRE